In Deinococcus puniceus, one genomic interval encodes:
- the recR gene encoding recombination mediator RecR produces the protein MKYPPSLVALIRELSRLPGIGPKSAQRLAFHLFEQPREDIERLAGSLLAAKRDLHVCPICFNITDADRCDVCSDPNRDQNLIAVVEEPGDVIAIERSGEYRGLYHVLHGVLSPMNGVGPDKLHIRPLLPRVTEGMEVILATGTTVEGDATALYLQRLLEPLGALVSRIAYGLPVGGALEYADEVTLGRAMTGRQRVSK, from the coding sequence ATGAAGTATCCGCCGTCCCTCGTGGCCCTGATCCGCGAGCTGTCGCGCTTGCCGGGCATCGGCCCCAAGAGCGCCCAGCGGCTTGCTTTCCACCTGTTCGAGCAACCCCGCGAAGACATAGAGCGGCTGGCCGGGTCGCTGCTGGCCGCCAAGCGTGACCTGCACGTGTGCCCGATCTGCTTCAACATTACCGACGCAGACCGCTGTGACGTGTGCAGTGACCCCAACCGAGACCAGAATCTGATCGCGGTAGTAGAGGAACCCGGCGACGTGATCGCCATTGAGCGCAGCGGCGAATACCGGGGGCTGTATCACGTGCTGCACGGCGTTCTGAGTCCTATGAACGGCGTCGGCCCCGACAAGCTGCACATTCGGCCCCTGCTGCCGCGTGTGACGGAAGGCATGGAAGTCATTCTGGCCACCGGAACCACCGTGGAAGGCGACGCCACGGCGCTGTATTTGCAGCGGTTGCTGGAGCCGTTGGGGGCATTGGTGAGCCGCATCGCCTACGGATTGCCGGTGGGCGGCGCGCTGGAATACGCCGACGAAGTGACGCTAGGCCGGGCCATGACGGGGCGGCAGCGGGTGAGTAAGTAG